The following are encoded in a window of Solibacillus sp. FSL R7-0668 genomic DNA:
- a CDS encoding biotin transporter BioY — translation MQTVAANNRFKTIDLVYCALFSTLMMIGANITSFAPFLVVGGVPITLQTFFAILAGLILGGKKGAIACTVYMLIGLAGAPVFSKFTGGASAVLFPTFGFIVTFILCAYVAGKIVEHYKTKSAYIVAALIAFVLNYVLGTTWMYVAYKFWAAAPEGFSYGMAWLWMLPPMPKDIILAIFAGIFAYRIQKVLKILPIK, via the coding sequence ATGCAAACTGTTGCTGCTAATAATCGTTTTAAAACGATTGATTTAGTATATTGCGCATTATTTTCTACTTTAATGATGATTGGTGCAAATATCACATCATTCGCACCCTTTCTAGTTGTTGGCGGAGTTCCCATTACATTACAAACCTTTTTCGCCATTTTAGCTGGTCTCATACTAGGAGGTAAAAAAGGGGCCATCGCTTGTACGGTCTATATGTTAATCGGGCTAGCAGGTGCACCGGTGTTTTCTAAATTCACAGGGGGCGCTTCCGCTGTTCTATTTCCAACATTCGGCTTTATCGTTACGTTTATTTTATGTGCGTATGTAGCTGGTAAAATTGTCGAGCACTATAAAACAAAATCAGCTTATATTGTTGCTGCTCTTATTGCGTTTGTACTTAATTATGTTCTAGGTACAACTTGGATGTATGTTGCCTATAAGTTTTGGGCTGCCGCACCAGAAGGCTTTAGTTATGGAATGGCTTGGTTATGGATGTTACCACCGATGCCAAAAGACATCATTCTAGCTATTTTTGCTGGTATTTTCGCTTACCGCATTCAAAAAGTACTAAAAATTTTACCGATCAAGTAA
- a CDS encoding universal stress protein: MSNHYQNIVVAVDGSKLSDYAFKKAIDVAKRNVGSTLHIIHVIDTSVATTFDMLYDNMVELIRKHGEVLLDSCETQAKDAGIEKVEKILTKGVPKQVLSKKLHEHVQPDLIICGATGVNAVEQVFLGSNTEAIVRHAKCDVLVVRTPEA, encoded by the coding sequence GTGTCGAACCATTATCAAAATATTGTCGTTGCAGTAGACGGCTCAAAATTATCAGATTACGCATTTAAGAAAGCAATTGATGTAGCAAAACGAAATGTTGGCTCTACGCTACATATTATTCATGTCATCGATACAAGTGTTGCCACAACATTCGATATGCTCTATGACAACATGGTTGAGTTAATTCGCAAGCACGGTGAAGTGTTATTAGATAGCTGCGAAACACAAGCAAAGGATGCGGGCATCGAAAAAGTAGAAAAAATCCTAACAAAAGGCGTGCCAAAACAAGTTTTATCAAAGAAACTACATGAGCATGTTCAACCCGATTTAATCATTTGTGGGGCAACAGGTGTCAATGCGGTAGAGCAAGTTTTCCTTGGCTCAAATACAGAAGCGATTGTGCGCCATGCAAAATGTGATGTATTAGTAGTACGTACACCAGAAGCATAA